A part of Sugiyamaella lignohabitans strain CBS 10342 chromosome D, complete sequence genomic DNA contains:
- the BEM3 gene encoding Bem3p (Rho GTPase activating protein (RhoGAP); involved in control of the cytoskeleton organization; targets the essential Rho-GTPase Cdc42p, which controls establishment and maintenance of cell polarity, including bud-site assembly; GO_component: GO:0005938 - cell cortex [Evidence IDA] [PMID 17914457]; GO_component: GO:0005934 - cellular bud tip [Evidence IDA] [PMID 17914457]; GO_component: GO:0005737 - cytoplasm [Evidence IEA,IEA]; GO_component: GO:0005737 - cytoplasm [Evidence IDA] [PMID 17914457]; GO_component: GO:0000131 - incipient cellular bud site [Evidence IDA] [PMID 17914457]; GO_component: GO:0005622 - intracellular [Evidence IEA]; GO_component: GO:0043332 - mating projection tip [Evidence IDA] [PMID 17914457]; GO_component: GO:0043332 - mating projection tip [Evidence IDA] [PMID 19053807]; GO_function: GO:0005096 - GTPase activator activity [Evidence IEA]; GO_function: GO:0005100 - Rho GTPase activator activity [Evidence IDA] [PMID 12455995]; GO_function: GO:0005100 - Rho GTPase activator activity [Evidence IGI,IPI] [PMID 7498791]; GO_function: GO:0005100 - Rho GTPase activator activity [Evidence IDA] [PMID 8227021]; GO_function: GO:0005100 - Rho GTPase activator activity [Evidence IDA] [PMID 8300560]; GO_function: GO:0035091 - phosphatidylinositol binding [Evidence IEA]; GO_function: GO:0032266 - phosphatidylinositol-3-phosphate binding [Evidence IDA] [PMID 11557775]; GO_process: GO:0030010 - establishment of cell polarity [Evidence IMP] [PMID 8013906]; GO_process: GO:0035024 - negative regulation of Rho protein signal transduction [Evidence IGI,IMP,IPI] [PMID 17914457]; GO_process: GO:0043547 - positive regulation of GTPase activity [Evidence IEA]; GO_process: GO:0031106 - septin ring organization [Evidence IGI] [PMID 14517318]; GO_process: GO:0007165 - signal transduction [Evidence IEA]), which yields MASRISSHLPSNPLGEPYNSPSSISVADSASGDGHSEITHGSNGLGAGAAGGPYGGSSGPVASSVTTDAASGADVSIVPGESIEGRGLTMSRSSSNYSLNGRDDFNGDDDEDDDYENQQRNQNEHQLKNQNQTEIHNQNESQRENESQGYNNYNNENDDPSTRIHRGRSDVKSEHGPESAPGYLPPNEPTTNTHEPLDPKIPSPPAHASEAGTTGSGATPQPPEADPPSTKPQSKPRSESRSSRSRSRPTKGVSSDASWVKESGSGEAKDASKSVHEPHSQAVINQLVREKLELDLLVNEKVLQLSELQLQNSKLWKLVKRQHLTILDLQKDLDEAVDQNERLRSQTQSPVKNRSTAASASTSTIHSEEGSEDSSAGVGARSSNNDIDSVGSNSKAIINNMKTLRASLLPAESSSVIKTVAEPTTTVVGTNATPRTSVDSTSQSRARTETESTATPRTSAREAASSVDVSSPTVSESASNSSVSLNLDSTASVIYSPMQKAHKVSVERTRGRDNERALDGALSPFNDISTPRDYHLQQPLSQTQSDHQHHHQHHHQQQQQQQHQQLQRELFGSPTREEHQQQPNHLHVPALGTPLRDTLGTPLRDRLTSPSRNATYEPLLNSGINLPQVLQPGPPLESLGPPLFQSTTSTSSASETFAPSVSITDDVSGRASALGLGASSGNVSDEPADNPANDSTSTSDREYLVLPARSKSRPPIGERLARANTPPVAGDSLSVETTNHHLAEPTTPTPASSSGTSGSANSSAKRRPPPLLFNNNDKYGLNDTTAVRALSPEAPLTSQLPRSAPATSNSTSSTAGAYSSTAPSTTPGTASSTSSASSAGKSPFGALDISLITIEVKNTLFGKPESKNASKDDPVAILNCIDRETGAVLFKIVKDYTQLSNLDQSLRKFSSQYSIPPLPERNLFLSQAPIKVDLRRNQLNSYFGAIMSVPELPQEAVILLIKFLTQNVLPKTAIASANPYGSLTAGKCGFLTKRGRLTSWKSRWFVLNGSSLDYYERPESDAPIGTISVYKAKIGRPRKDADESDEGENEYRHAFLLMEWKKNGYVRHVFCAETDEDRDLWINALLELVEVVPGTSTSNNNNNSNGSAGESLASSVSTSTLGTAVNAASNPNAYKPMSPRSVKSDEGDYSNMSSVTVLSPPPSSSIGMNYDGHHGSNSSVSSNGGTTNTAAGGSFPKTPISGPLSFQKILDPGSWNSPNRNNNNNSDINHGHYVGGSGAGSGSHHVSHGSHGSNNVHSFGSESDETKRKERKKYLSIFKKGGHSPMSSNTSAHSVNAAFPNGFPSMNSINQLQSPPPPPPPPPPPPPPPLNLSGTRSPGSATFGDDNYYNDSIDTSMDHHGAHRQYRGTVFATPLPQAIAISSKNVNGCIVPSILYRCIELLERKGAIYEEGLFRLSGSDSAIRGLKERFNSEYDVDLIAAGADIHAVSGLLKRYLREISEPVIPPLTELQFRTEMESDDAYVRSTAAKNLVSVLPRENYDLLCVLYSFLRKIVDNMNLNKMNLNNLSIVFSPTLHITTNVFSTLFENYSAIFKGFQSDITDPAANVL from the coding sequence ATGGCGTCCAGAATATCGTCACATCTACCGTCCAATCCACTGGGTGAGCCTTATAATAGCCCGTCGTCTATCAGTGTTGCTGATAGCGCGAGCGGAGATGGTCATAGCGAGATTACTCACGGCAGTAACGGActtggtgctggagctgctggcgGTCCCTACGGTGGATCCAGTGGACCTGTAGCGTCATCAGTTACGACTGATGCGGCATCTGGAGCTGACGTTTCGATTGTTCCAGGTGAAAGTATTGAAGGACGAGGCCTGACTATGAGCcggagcagcagcaattaCAGCCTGAACGGACGAGACGACTTTAATggcgacgacgacgaagatgatgattatGAAAACCAGCAACGAAACCAAAACGAACATCAACTgaaaaaccaaaaccagaCGGAAATTCACAACCAAAATGAAAGCCAAAGGGAAAACGAGTCCCAAGGCTACAATAATTACAATAACGAGAACGACGACCCGTCGACACGGATCCATCGGGGCAGATCAGATGTCAAGTCCGAACATGGACCCGAATCTGCCCCTGGCTATTTACCTCCAAATGAGCCAACCACCAATACCCACGAACCTCTCGACCCGAAAATCCCGTCTCCCCCAGCACATGCCAGCGAAGCTggcacaacggggtctggggcaacgccccagccgccggaggcagacccaccCTCTACAAAACCCCAGTCCAAACCGCGGTCAGAGTCCCGCtccagcaggagcaggtcGAGACCGACTAAAGGAGTGTCGTCAGATGCCAGTTGGGTGAAAGAATCGGGAAGTGGTGAGGCCAAGGATGCTAGTAAAAGTGTACATGAACCGCATTCACAGGCGGTTATTAATCAGTTGGTGAGAGAGAAGCTTGAGCTGGATTTGCTGGTGAATGAGAAGGTATTACAGCTGTCCGAGTTGCAGTTGCAGAATTCCAAGCTGTGGAAACTGGTTAAACGACAGCATCTGACTATTTTGGACCTTCAGAAGGACCTGGACGAGGCTGTGGACCAGAATGAACGACTGCGGTCGCAGACTCAGTCTCCTGTAAAGAACCggtcaacagcagcttctgcttctacttctactatCCACAGTGAAGAGGGTAGTGAGGACAGCAGTGCTGGAGTGGGGGCTAGGTCGAGTAATAACGATATTGACAGTGTTGGTAGCAACTCAAAGGCCATTATTAACAATATGAAGACATTGCGAGCCAGTTTGTTGCCAGCTGAGTCCTCGAGTGTTATTAAGACAGTGGCCGAGCCAACCACGACGGTAGTGGGTACAAATGCGACGCCAAGGACGTCAGTGGATTCTACCAGTCAGAGTAGAGCTAGAACTGAGACGGAAAGTACTGCGACACCTAGGACATCAGCACGTGAAGCAGCGTCCAGTGTTGACGTTTCATCACCGACTGTATCTGAATCTGCTAGCAACAGCTCGGTGAGTCTTAATTTAGACTCTACAGCCAGTGTTATCTACTCTCCCATGCAAAAGGCACATAAAGTCAGTGTTGAGAGGACGAGAGGAAGAGACAACGAGAGAGCTCTTGATGGCGCTTTATCGCCATTTAACGACATTTCCACTCCACGAGACTACCATCTACAACAGCCACTGTCACAGACCCAGTCagatcaccaacatcaccatcagcatcatcatcaacagcaacaacaacagcagcaccagcagctccagagAGAACTGTTTGGATCACCAACACGAGAAgagcatcagcaacaacctAATCATTTGCATGTACCGGCATTAGGAACTCCTCTGAGAGATACTTTGGGAACACCATTGCGAGATAGGCTCACATCTCCGTCTCGTAACGCGACATATGAACCACTGTTGAATAGTGGTATTAATTTACCACAGGTGCTACAGCCAGGTCCTCCACTTGAATCGCTAGGACCACCACTTTTCCAGTCCACGACGTCGACTTCGTCTGCATCTGAGACATTTGCGCCAAGCGTGTCAATTACAGATGATGTTTCAGGTCGTGCTTCAGCTTTAGGTTTGGGTGCATCTTCTGGCAATGTGTCGGATGAACCCGCTGATAATCCCGCCAACGACTCTACTTCGACGTCTGATCGTGAGTATCTTGTGCTGCCTGCCAGGTCAAAATCACGACCGCCTATTGGCGAACGTTTGGCTCGTGCGAATACTCCACCAGTTGCTGGTGACTCGTTATCAGTGGAAACTACAAATCATCACCTTGCTGAACCGACTACTCCTacaccagcatcatcgTCCGGTACCTCAGGGTCTGCAAATTCTTCTGCCAAAAGACGACCTCCACCTCTACTATTCAATAATAACGACAAATATGGTCTAAATGACACCACTGCTGTACGTGCATTATCGCCAGAAGCACCTTTAACTTCACAACTGCCACGGTCCGCACCTGCCACATCTAATTCCACTTCATCTACGGCAGGTGCATATTCTTCTACAGCTCCTTCTACAACTCCTGGCACTGCATCTTCAACGtcatctgcttcttcagcaggaAAATCTCCTTTTGGTGCTTTAGACATCAGTCTCATTACAATTGAGGTCAAAAACACTTTGTTTGGCAAACCAGAGTCTAAAAATGCATCTAAGGACGACCCAGTGGCTATTCTCAATTGTATTGACCGGGAAACTGGAGCTGTTTTGTTCAAGATTGTCAAGGACTACACACAATTATCAAACCTTGATCAGTCCCTTCGTAAATTTAGCAGTCAATACTCGAttccaccactaccagaGAGAAACCTGTTTTTGTCTCAGGCGCCCATTAAAGTTGATTTGCGCAGAAACCAACTCAACTCGTATTTTGGAGCAATAATGTCTGTTCCAGAATTGCCACAGGAAGCTGTTATCTTGCTAATAAAGTTCCTGACACAAAATGTTCTTCCAAAGACTGCGATCGCATCTGCAAACCCATATGGCTCGTTGACAGCTGGAAAATGCGGATTCCTAACCAAACGGGGGCGACTTACTTCGTGGAAATCAAGatggtttgttttgaatGGATCGTCTTTAGACTATTATGAACGACCTGAGAGCGATGCGCCAATTGGTACTATTTCTGTATACAAGGCCAAGATTGGAAGACCCCGTAAAGATGCTGACGAATCGGATGAAGGCGAGAACGAGTATAGACATGCATTCTTGTTGATGGAATGGAAAAAGAACGGATATGTTCGCCATGTCTTTTGTGCAGAAACTGACGAGGACCGTGATTTATGGATCAATGCCCTGCTGGAGTTGGTTGAAGTTGTTCCTGGAACTTCaaccagcaacaataataacaactCAAACGGTTCTGCTGGTGAGAGTCTAGCTAGTAGTGTCAGTACCAGTACACTTGGAACAGCCGTCAATGCCGCATCCAATCCTAATGCATATAAGCCCATGTCACCACGGTCAGTCAAGTCTGATGAGGGCGATTATTCTAATATGTCGAGTGTGACTGTATTGTCACCTCCACCATCATCAAGTATTGGCATGAATTACGATGGCCATCATGGTAGCAACAGCTCTGTATCCAGCAATGGAGGAACTACAAAcacagctgctggaggCAGTTTTCCCAAAACACCTATTTCTGGGCCGTTGTCATTTCAGAAGATTCTTGATCCTGGTTCATGGAACAGTCCTAACcgaaacaacaacaataacagtGACATTAATCATGGTCACTATGTTGGCGGTAGTGGTGCTGGCTCTGGATCTCATCACGTCAGTCATGGTAGCCATGGTAGCAACAACGTCCACAGTTTCGGTAGCGAGTCGGATGAAACAAAACGGAAAGAACGTAAAAAGTATCTgtccattttcaaaaaaggAGGACATTCACCCATGTCGTCTAATACAAGTGCACACAGCGTAAATGCAGCATTTCCAAACGGATTTCCATCGATGAACTCGATTAATCAACTTCAATCGccgccaccaccacctccacctcctccaccccCTCCACCCCCACCTTTGAATCTTTCAGGAACGAGGTCGCCAGGAAGTGCTACATTCGGCGATGACAATTATTATAATGATTCGATCGATACCAGCATGGACCACCACGGAGCACATCGCCAGTACCGCGGTACTGTTTTTGCGACACCACTTCCACAGGCCATCGCCATTTCATCAAAGAACGTCAATGGCTGTATAGTTCCATCCATCCTGTACCGGTGTATCGAGCTCTTAGAACGCAAAGGAGCCATCTATGAAGAAGGACTATTTCGACTGAGTGGATCCGACTCTGCTATCCGGGGTCTGAAGGAGCGATTCAATTCCGAGTACGATGTCGACCTTATCGCAGCCGGAGCAGACATCCACGCAGTATCTGGCCTCCTGAAACGGTATCTGAGGGAGATTTCTGAACCAGTGATTCCGCCATTAACAGAGCTGCAATTCCGAACCGAAATGGAGTCAGACGATGCGTATGTGCGGTCCACAGCTGCCAAAAACCTTGTCTCGGTGCTGCCGCGAGAAAACTACGACCTGCTTTGCGTGCTGTACTCGTTCCTGCGAAAGATCGTAGACAACATGAACCTCAACAAAATGaacctcaacaacctcTCCATCGTGTTCTCGCCAACCCTCCACATCACGACCAACGTGTTCAGCACGCTCTTCGAAAACTACAGCGCCATTTTCAAGGGCTTCCAGTCGGACATCACCGACCCTGCTGCCAACGTCCTATAA
- the LIP5 gene encoding putative lipoate synthase (Protein involved in biosynthesis of the coenzyme lipoic acid; has similarity to E. coli lipoic acid synthase; GO_component: GO:0005739 - mitochondrion [Evidence IEA,IEA,IEA]; GO_component: GO:0005739 - mitochondrion [Evidence IDA] [PMID 11914276]; GO_component: GO:0005739 - mitochondrion [Evidence IDA] [PMID 14562095]; GO_component: GO:0005739 - mitochondrion [Evidence IDA] [PMID 14576278]; GO_component: GO:0005739 - mitochondrion [Evidence IDA] [PMID 16823961]; GO_function: GO:0051539 - 4 iron, 4 sulfur cluster binding [Evidence IEA,IEA,IEA]; GO_function: GO:0003824 - catalytic activity [Evidence IEA]; GO_function: GO:0051536 - iron-sulfur cluster binding [Evidence IEA,IEA]; GO_function: GO:0016992 - lipoate synthase activity [Evidence IEA,IEA,IEA]; GO_function: GO:0016992 - lipoate synthase activity [Evidence ISA] [PMID 8349643]; GO_function: GO:0046872 - metal ion binding [Evidence IEA]; GO_function: GO:0016783 - sulfurtransferase activity [Evidence IEA]; GO_function: GO:0016740 - transferase activity [Evidence IEA]; GO_process: GO:0009107 - lipoate biosynthetic process [Evidence IEA,IEA]; GO_process: GO:0009249 - protein lipoylation [Evidence IEA]; GO_process: GO:0009249 - protein lipoylation [Evidence IMP] [PMID 19570983]): MLKVTASRGSICGPLRAISSFHTSAYALLESTDSVKSGATSTAPTRSSRSTRFTDKLNKGPSFEDFLSKKAASDPTLLDPVVAARKSEDARLPKWLKTEIPKGKNFHKLKDDLRGLKLHTVCEEARCPNIGECWGGSDKSKATATIMLMGDTCTRGCRFCSVKTNRNPSPLDPNEPENTAEAIAKWGLGYVVLTTVDRDDLIDGGAYHFADTVKRIKKKASHILVECLTGDFRGDLNMVKIMATSGLDVFAHNVETVEDLTPYVRDRRATFQQSLAVLAHAKQSNPDVLTKTSVMLGFGETDAQVEDTLQQLRKADVDVVTFGQYMRPTKRHMKVAEYVTPEKFQHWHDRAMELGFKYCASGPLVRSSYKAGEAFIENMLKNKQKLAASASATTSASSATATA, encoded by the coding sequence atgctgaaagTAACGGCCAGTCGCGGGTCAATCTGTGGTCCTCTCAGGGctatctcttcttttcatACTTCTGCATATGCTCTCTTAGAATCAACTGACTCAGTGAAGTCAGGTGCTACTTCTACTGCTCCTACTCGTTCCAGTCGGAGCACAAGATTCACTGATAAGCTTAACAAGGGTCCCTCTTTTGAAGATTTCCTTTCCAAAAAGGCTGCTAGTGATCCTACTTTGTTAGATCCAGTTGTCGCTGCTAGAAAGTCTGAAGACGCTAGACTTCCAAAATGGCTGAAGACTGAAATCCCCAAGGGCAAGAATTTTCATAAATTAAAAGATGATCTTCGAGGATTAAAACTGCATACTGTCTGTGAAGAAGCCAGATGCCCAAATATTGGTGAATGTTGGGGTGGTTCCGACAAGTCTAAAGCCACTGCTACTATCATGTTGATGGGTGATACCTGTACTAGAGGATGTAGATTCTGCTCTGTCAAGACCAATCGTAATCCTTCTCCATTAGATCCTAATGAACCTGAAAACACAGCAGAAGCTATTGCCAAATGGGGTCTTGGATATGTGGTATTGACTACTGTCGATAGAGATGATCTCATTGACGGAGGTGCTTATCACTTTGCCGACACTGTCAagagaatcaagaagaaggcgTCTCATATTCTTGTTGAATGTCTGACTGGTGATTTCAGGGGTGATTTGAACATGGTCAAGATAATGGCTACCTCAGGATTAGACGTTTTTGCTCACAATGTCGAGACTGTTGAGGATCTGACCCCGTATGTTCGGGACCGTCGGGCCACTTTCCAACAATCTTTGGCTGTATTGGCACATGCCAAGCAATCCAATCCCGACGTCTTGACCAAAACATCTGTCATGCTCGGATTTGGCGAGACCGATGCCCAAGTCGAAGATACTCTACAGCAACTGCGTAAAGCCGACGTCGATGTCGTTACCTTTGGACAGTACATGAGACCCACCAAAAGACACATGAAGGTTGCCGAGTACGTAACGCCCGAAAAGTTCCAACACTGGCACGACCGTGCCATGGAGCTCGGATTCAAGTATTGTGCCAGCGGCCCTCTCGTCAGATCCTCCTACAAAGCCGGCGAGGCCTTCATCGAGAACATGCTCAAGAACAAGCAAAAGCTGGCTGCCAGCGCCTCTGCCACCACCTCTGCCTCCTCAgccactgctactgcttAG
- the CAR1 gene encoding arginase (Arginase, catabolizes arginine to ornithine and urea; expression responds to both induction by arginine and nitrogen catabolite repression; disruption decreases production of carcinogen ethyl carbamate during wine fermentation and also enhances freeze tolerance; GO_component: GO:0005737 - cytoplasm [Evidence IDA] [PMID 14562095]; GO_component: GO:0005829 - cytosol [Evidence IDA] [PMID 205532]; GO_component: GO:0043332 - mating projection tip [Evidence IDA] [PMID 19053807]; GO_component: GO:0005634 - nucleus [Evidence IDA] [PMID 14562095]; GO_function: GO:0004053 - arginase activity [Evidence IEA,IEA]; GO_function: GO:0004053 - arginase activity [Evidence IMP] [PMID 14582193]; GO_function: GO:0004053 - arginase activity [Evidence IDA] [PMID 2404017]; GO_function: GO:0016787 - hydrolase activity [Evidence IEA]; GO_function: GO:0016813 - hydrolase activity, acting on carbon-nitrogen (but not peptide) bonds, in linear amidines [Evidence IEA]; GO_function: GO:0030145 - manganese ion binding [Evidence IDA] [PMID 1939179]; GO_function: GO:0046872 - metal ion binding [Evidence IEA,IEA]; GO_function: GO:0090369 - ornithine carbamoyltransferase inhibitor activity [Evidence IDA,IMP] [PMID 12679340]; GO_function: GO:0008270 - zinc ion binding [Evidence IDA] [PMID 1939179]; GO_process: GO:0019547 - arginine catabolic process to ornithine [Evidence IMP] [PMID 14582193]; GO_process: GO:0019547 - arginine catabolic process to ornithine [Evidence IDA] [PMID 2404017]; GO_process: GO:0006525 - arginine metabolic process [Evidence IEA,IEA]; GO_process: GO:0090368 - regulation of ornithine metabolic process [Evidence IDA,IMP] [PMID 12679340]; GO_process: GO:0000050 - urea cycle [Evidence IEA]): MTISQKSRSLTVISAPFSGGQGKPGVDDGPQHLLDMGLVEQIGRLDWTPKFAGHLQFPAVKNDTNIGHVKNPRYVSQSTKNIYEAVKKASTSSDFTLTIGGDHSIAIGTVAGVQAAHPDAIVLWIDAHADLNTPAASSSGNLHGCPVAFLLGADEPLANAASKEEADLFGWVPHCLDDSQLGYIGLRDVDAFEKQYIREHKIAAFSMHHVDKYGIASVVEQAINKLDPEHKRPIHLSFDVDAIDPVYAPSTGTPVRGGLTWREACYLCEAVAETGRLVAMDLVECNPHLEDAKAARETIAMGLSLVRCALGETLL, from the coding sequence ATGACCATTTCACAGAAATCCCGCTCGTTGACAGTGATATCGGCGCCATTTTCAGGCGGCCAGGGTAAACCCGGAGTCGACGACGGTCCTCAGCATCTGCTGGATATGGGACTGGTTGAACAGATTGGCCGGCTGGACTGGACCCCCAAGTTCGCGGGACATCTACAGTTTCCGGCCGTGAAAAATGATACTAATATTGGACATGTCAAGAATCCCAGATACGTTTCACAGTCCACAAAGAACATTTATGAAGCAGTTAAAAAGGCATCGACCAGTTCAGATTTCACGCTGACTATCGGTGGAGACCATTCAATTGCCATTGGCACTGTTGCCGGTGTCCAGGCAGCACATCCAGACGCTATTGTTCTATGGATCGATGCCCATGCCGACCTTAATactccagcagcttcaaGCTCTGGTAATCTCCATGGATGTCCCGTCGCATTTCTGCTCGGAGCAGACGAGCCACTAGCGAATGCTGCTTCgaaagaagaggctgaTCTGTTTGGCTGGGTTCCACACTGTCTTGACGACTCGCAATTGGGGTATATCGGGCTACGGGACGTCGATGCTTTTGAAAAACAGTATATTCGCGAACATAAAATAGCTGCCTTTTCAATGCACCACGTCGATAAATACGGGATTGCCAGTGTTGTCGAACAAGCTATCAACAAACTAGATCCCGAGCACAAACGGCCTATCCACCTGTCATTCGATGTCGATGCCATTGATCCCGTCTATGCCCCCTCGACAGGAACACCTGTTCGTGGCGGACTCACCTGGCGAGAAGCCTGTTACCTCTGTGAAGCTGTAGCTGAAACCGGACGTCTCGTCGCCATGGACCTCGTCGAGTGCAACCCGCACCTCGAAGACGCCAAAGCCGCCCGCGAGACCATCGCCATGGGTCTCAGTCTCGTCCGCTGCGCTCTTGGCGAAACCCTCCTCTAA